CGCCGGAGGGGAAGGTGGAGATCGTCCCGCCCGAGGAGACGGGGACGGCGTGCGAGAAGTGCGGCAAGCCGATGATCGTCCGGAACTGGAAGGGCGCCCGGTACATCGCCTGCTCCGGCTATCCCGACTGCCGCAACAGCAAGCCGTATCCCGTCGGGATCTCCTGCCCCGAATGCGGCACGGGAGAGGTCGTGGAGCGGTCCTCCCGGTTCGGGAAGATCTTCTACAGCTGTTCCCGGTATCCGGATTGCCGGTTCGCTTCGTGGGGGCGGCCGATCGCGCAGAGCTGCCCGGTCTGCGGCTACCCGGCGATGGCCGAGCGGGTGCGCCGGGACGGCTCGACGCACATCGCATGCCTGCGGAAGGGGTGCAAGGGCCGGGCGGGAGTGCCGGCCCCTCCCGGGAGCGAGGAGGCGGGTTGAAGGAGTACGTCCTCGTCGTCGACGACGAGCAGAGCCTTCGGCAGGTGCTGGAGCTCTTCTTCCGGAAGGAAGGGTTCGAGGTCGACACGGCCTCCTCCCTCGTCGATGCGGAAGCCGCGATCGAGTCGAACGCGTACGACCTCGTCCTCACCGACCTGCGGATGGCGGGGCCCGACGATGGATTGAAGGTGCTTCGGGCCGCCGTCCGGAAGAATCCGTGGACCCAGGTGATCGTGCTGACCGCCTTCGCGACCGTGGAGACGGCGAAGGACGCGATCCGGTACGGGGCGTACGACTACCTCACCAAGCCGTTCGACAACGCGAACCTCCGGAAGCTGGTGCGGGCCGCCCTTGCGCGAAAGGAAGACGACGCCGGCCGCCGGAAGGCGCTGCGCGAATCGGTCCGGGGGACTTCCGCGTACGAGGGGATCGTCGGACGCAGCGAGGCGATGCTGGGGGTCTTCGAACTGATCGACCGGGTCGCCCCCACCGACGCCAACGTGATGATCCTGGGGGAGAGCGGAACGGGGAAAGAACTCGTGGCCGCCGCCCTCCACGCCCGAAGCCCAAGGACGGCGTTCCCCTTCGTCCCGATCAACTGCGCCGCCATCCCCGAGACGCTGATCGAGAGCGAGCTGTTCGGCCACGTTCGCGGCGCCTTCACCGGGGCCGTCCAGACGAAAAAGGGTCTCTTCGAGACGGCGCACCGCGGGACCCTTTTCCTCGACGAGGTCGGCGAGCTTCCCCAGACGATGCAGAGCAAGCTGCTGCGCTCCCTCCAGGAGCGGTCGTTCCGCCGGGTCGGCGGGAACGAGGACATCTCCATCGACATCCGGATCGTCTGCGCCTCGAAGCGGGACCTGCACCGGGAGATGGTCGAGGGGCGGTTCCGGGACGACCTTTACTTCCGTCTTAACGTCATCCAGATCTTCGTTCCCCCCTTGCGGGATCGGCGCGAGGACATCCCGGCGCTGGCCGCCCACTTCCTGCAGAAATTCTCGGAGAAGCACGCCAAACCGATGGCGCGGATCGACGGCGAGGCGATGCGGGCACTGCTGGCCTACGACTTCCCCGGCAACGTGCGGGAGTTGGAAAATCTGCTCGAGCGGGCTACGATCATGGAGACAAAAAATGTCATCTCGATCGGCTCCCTGCCTCCGAATGTGACAAAATTTGTCACCATGGAGGCGGCGAGGGTAGGCGTATATCAGGAATCATTCCCGGAAGAGGGGGTCTTTCTCGACACGGAGATGGACCGCATGGAAAAGATCCACCTGTTGAACGCCTTGGAAAAAACGGGGGGAAACCGAACCGAAGCCGCGAAATTGTTGAATATTTCCCTCCGGTCGATCCGGTACCGGTTGCAGAAGCACGGGATCGAATAGCCCCCCCCCAAAAATTGCTGTAAAGTTTTGGCCCGCCCCTTGCGATACGATACGTCAACAAAACCGCTCTCCAGACCCGAAAGGAGGAGACAAGCATGTTGAGCAAGTTGCGCAGCAAGAAGGGGTTCACCCTGATCGAACTGATGATCGTCGTCGCGATCATCGGCATCCTCGCCGCGATCGCCATCCCGAACTTCCTCAAGTTCCAGGCGAAGTCGAAGACGGCGGAGGCCCGGACCAACCTGGCCGCCATCTTTACCGGCGAAACATCCTTCTTCAGCGAAGCGAATGTGTTCGGTGATTTCAGCGGCATCGGGTGGGGTCCCACAGGGACGCCGAGGTACCACTACACTTTGGATGCCGGCGTAGGCCCTGCCGTTAACGCGACCAACGTCGGTGCCGATGCCAGTGCCTTGGCCAACGTCGGGTGGGCCGGGAACTTCAACGGCCAGAATGCCGCGCTCGCCAGCTACGCTCCCAACCTCGATACGACCGCAGGCAATTCGCACTACACCGCCGGCGCGATCGGACAGGTCGACAACGACACCGATGCAGACTGCTGGGCGATCAACGAGGATCGCAACCTGGTCTGGACGGCGAGTGACATCTAAGCTTCCACGAAGATGGGCCGAAAACGGGGGCGTGATCACGCCCCCGTTTCTTTTTGTGCTCTCCCTCGGCGTATTTGCCAACGGGGGGGATCACCCTTTGGGTACTTTCCTGATCCGTCTTTCCGTTTTCACGCTCTTCGCCCTATACCTCCTGCGGCACGACGCGGTCGTGGTTCGCCCGACCGGACCGGATCTGCTCGTGCTCGCGCTATGGGCCCTTTCCGCCGCGTTCCTCGCGCGTCCGGGGTATCCGTGGATCTCCTACCAGTGGTTCCTCCACCACTCGGCCGCCGTGCTCCTGTACCTCTGCCTGCGTGCGGTGCCGGGGAATGGAGAGGAGGTCTTCACCGTTGCGGGGAAATTCCTCCTTGCTGCCGCGGCGTTCGAGCTCGGGTTGGTGTTATACCAGCGGTTCGCATTGGGGAGTCCCCGGCCGGAGGGAACCTTGCAGAACCCGAATTTCCTGGCGGAGTTCCTCTTGTACGGGGGGATCGCGGCTTTCTTCGCCGTATCGGGGACAAGGAAGGGGGCCTTCGCGCGGTGGAGGTACCCCGCGATGCTCGGCGTCTTCGCAGCTGCCGTTTTCCTGACCCGGTCCCGAGCGGCGGCGATCGTCGCGGTCGCGGCATGGGGGTACCTGCTGTCAAGGCGGTACGGCGCATCGAAATCGCTGGCCCTTGTCGCGCTCCTTGTCCTGGGGCTCCTCCTCGTCCCCAATCCGCTGGCGGATCGCTTCCGGGGGACCGGCGACCCGTTTGCGTATGACCGGATCGTGATGTGGAAGGCGGCATGGCGGATCTTCCTCGACCACCCGCTGGGGGTCGGGGTGGGACACTTCAAGTATTATTGGCACCTGGTACGAGATCCCGTGGAGGGCGGGATCGTGCGATACCTGAAGGACACCTGGACCCCCCATAGCGAGTTTCTCTCCATCCTCTCGGAACTTGGCCTACCCGGCGGTGCCGCGTTCCTCGGACTCGGCGCGGCGGGGTGGATCGGTCTGCGGCGCATGCGAAACGACGATGTCGTTCCGGCGGGGGCGCTGATGATCCTGTTTGCCTCCTTCCTGCACTCCTTTATCGATTTCAATTATCACGTATTCGGGCTGCTCCTCCTGTCCGCGTCCGCGCTTGCGGCGGCGGGTTCCCTGTGGAAGCCGCTTCGCGAGTACGAGCTTCGGCTTGCGGGGCCGGTACGGGTGGCCGGCTTGGGAATCCTTGTCGCGATGGCGGTATACACCGGGATGGTCTACGCAGGGAATGTGATGGAATCGCGAGGCGAACGGGCCGTAAAAGCCGGTCGGCTCGCGGAGGCGGGCCTCTCGTTCGAGCGGGCGGCGTCGACGGACCCATGGCGGGCCACCGCCCCGGATCAGGCGTCCGCGGTCCTGTTCCGCAGGTACGAGGAGGAGAAGAAGGAGGAGTTCCTCGGGCGGGCGATCGAGTGGGAGATGGAGGCCCACCTGCGGAATCCTCTGGAATACCGGTACGCGGAGCGCCTCGGGTTTCTCTACGCGAAGGCGGCGGGAGGATTCGTAAGGGGAGGTCGTGCCATGATGCTGGAGGCTGCATTGCGCTCCTACGACCAGGCCATCCTGCGGAACCCGCATAGCGCGCCGCTGAAGCTCCGGAAAGCGCTCCTCCTTCGGGCGGTCAGAGGGAACGACACGAGCCGCATCCTTGTCGAGGAGATCCTCCGGGAAGAACCGCGATACGCGAAGGCGTGGGTGACTCTGGGAGAGTTCCTCGAGGGGAGCGATCCGAAAAGAGCCGTTACCGCATACGAAAATGCCGTTGCGATCGTTACGAGGTACAATACTGCGGCAAACGATGCGGTCGAAAAGGAATTTCTGGAAGTGAACGTGAGGGACGTAGGTTCACGGATCCGGCGGTTGCGCGGGGAGGAGGAGCGCGGGGAGTGACGATCCGTCGAAATGTCTTCGCCTGGGTACCGGCTCTCCTTTTCTTCATGGTGTCGATCGTATTCCTGTCCGCGCTCACCTCCGGCCGCATGGGGCGTCCCGTTGCGCGTGGAAACGATTCCGACTCCCTCCTGATGATGATCAGCCGTCGACCGGAATTCGCACTCGGTTTCCGGAACGTCCTGTCCGATATCGTTTGGCTCCAGGCCGTTCAAATTTCCGGCAACAGGAACCTTGCCCGGACCGATTACGACCGGTTGTACCGTCTCCTGGACACCGTAAGCAACTACGACCCCCGGTTCCTCATCCCGTACCTCCTGGGAGGACTGGTGCTCGGGGAGTCTCCCGACCACGCCCGCGAGGCGTTCCGGACGCTCGAACGGGGGTGGAGGAACCACCCGCGCGAATGGCGGCTTCCATTCTATATGGGATACACTTCGTACTTCATCCTTGGGAATCCTCTCGATGGGGGAAGACTGATGCAGGATGCGTCCCGGCTGCCCGGGAGTCCGGCCTATCTTCCGAGGCTCTCCTCGCGGATGTTGGCCGAGGCGAAGGCGCCCGAGACGGCCCTCTCCTTCCTCCGGGAGATGATCGCAAAAGAAACGGATCCTCAGAGAAGAGACGTCCTGGTCCGTCGGGCGCTTGAAGTGGCCGTCGAGCGCGACCTTCAGAGGATCGAGCGGGCCATCGAAGAATTCCGGACTGCCCGGGGGGAAGGCCCCGGAACCCTCGATGACCTGTTGAAGGCGGGGTTCCTTCCCGCGATCCCGGTGGAACCCAATGGGGGGAAATACTATCTCTCCGTCGATGGACAGGTGCGCAGCAGCAAGATAAAACAACGACTGAAGGTATACCGGGAACATGGGAACCGATGAGAACGTGGTCGAGGTAGAAGGGGTTACCAAGTCCTACCCTTCCGGTTTTTGGCGAAGGCGCGTACGCGTTCTGATCGACATCTCCTTTTCGGTACGACGGAACGAGATCGTGGGCTTTCTTGGTCCGAACGGTGCAGGAAAAACCACCACCATCAAGATCCTGAACGGACTGGCCACGCCGGACGCGGGGCGGATCTCGATCTTCGGGGAGCCGATCGCCGGACGGAGGGACCATCGGCGAAGGATCGGGTATATGCCCGAGCAACCCTACTTCTACGAATACCTTACCGGGGAGGAGTTTCTCGTCCTTTGCGGTCGCCTCACGGGGATGAACGGCCGGGATATCCGGCGGAAAACCGGTGAGTTGCTTGATCGGGTCGGTCTTTCCGGCGCGGAAGGGAAGTCCATACGGAAGTATTCGAAGGGGATGGTGCAGCGGCTGGGGCTGGCCCAGGCGCTCCTCCACGAGCCGGAGTTGGTGATCCTGGACGAGCCGATGTCCGGTCTCGATCCAATGGGCCGGATGGAAGTCCGTTCCCTGATCCACGGATTGAAGAAGGCGGGGAAGACGGTTTTCTTCAGCTCCCATATCATCGCCGATGTGGAGGCGCTGTGCGACCGCGTGGTCATGATCGACAAGGGAAGGAAGGTCGCCGAGGGTACCGTGGAGGAGCTGGTGGGCGGCGAGGTCCAGTACGTCGAGGTTGTATTCTCCCCTCTCCCGGATCCGACGGCCGCGGCGGCGATGAGCGTCCCCGCCGAACTCGGGGCGGTACAGGGAGATACTCTCGTGCTTCGCGCGAAGGACCACACCGAGGCGGACCGCTGGGTCGGCAGGATGAAGGAGGCCGGAATCCCGCTGAGTTCCCTCCTGCCCGTAAAGCGCAAGCTGGAAGATATTTACGTGGAGCGATTGGGAAGCCGGGATGGGAAGGTGGCGGGACGCGATGCATAGGATCCTGTTCATCGCCTTGAACACCTTCCGGGAAACGATCCGGAACAAGATCCTCTATGTCATTCTCGCGTTCTCGCTCCTTGTAATCGGGCTTACCTTGTTTCTTGCGGATCTGTCCGTTGGAGATCTCGCTCGCATCGTCGTGGACTTCGGGCTCGCGAGTATCCACATCTTCGGCGTCATCATGTCGATATTTCTCGGGATCACGCTTGTGAGCCAGGAACTGGACCGGAAGACCGTGTACGTGATCCTGGCCAAGCCGGTCCGTCGATGGGAATTTGTGGTAGGGAAAGCGATGGGGCTGAGCCTGACGCTCGCCATCACAACGGCCATCATGGCGATGATGCTGTACTTCGTTCATTTCGGATACCGGTACGGGGGCTCCGCCGAGTCCGGCATTTTCGTCGCCTCCGCGGGGATCTACCTCGAACTGGTCCTCCTGATCTGTCTCGCCTCCATGTTCTCCACGTTCACCACGCCGGTCTTGAGCGCCATTTTCACCCTCGCGATGTTCTTCATCGGTCACATCACGAACGACCTGCTCGTGTTCGGTGGACAGTCGAAATCTCCGCTGGTACGGCATGCGGCCGAGGCGATGTTCTACCTCCTCCCCAACCTGGAGAGCTTCAACTGGAAGAACGCGGTGGTGTACGGCGAGGCACGCGCGCTTCGGCCGTTGCTGCTGTCTTTCGGGTACTTCCTCTCGTACTCGGGGGGAGTGCTCGCAATGGCGTGTTTGCTGTTTTCCCGGAAGGATTTCAAGTGATGCCGTCCAGCACCGGATTTCTTGCCGCTGCCGCCTCCTTCCTGCTCTCCCTTCTCCTTGCCCTGTACCTCACGCCGATCTTCCGGGACGCCGCGCGGCGGTTCGGGATCGTCGATGCCCCGGACGGGAATCTGAAAACCCAGAAGAATCCGGTTCCCTACCTTGGGGGGGTGGCGGTTTTCGCCGCGGTTCTCTTCCCCGTTTCCCTGTTCCTGCAGTTCAGCGACAAGGTTTCGGGGCTTCTCCTCGCGTGCTCCCTCATCGTCCTGCTCGGACTGATCGACGACATCGGCCGTCTTTCCCCTCGCGTCAAGCTGCTGGTCCAGGTGACTGCCGTATTCCTCATGATGAAATCCGGAATCCGTGTCCGCATAGAGACGCTCCCTCCGCTCCTCTGCGTCGCCCTCACGTTCCTGTGGATGATCGTGATGACGAACGGCTTCAACCTGATCGACGTGATGGACGGCCTTGCCGCGGGAGTGGCGACGGTCTCCGCCCTGGGGCTGGCCGTCGTGTTTGTCCTCCAGGGGGAACGGATGGGACTCATCCTGTGCCTCTCCCTGGTCGGCGCCCTCCTCGGTTTCCTCCGGTACAACCGGCCCCCGGCCCAGATCTATCTTGGGGACACCGGCTCGCTCCTGATCGGTTTTCTTCTCGGCGGGCTTGCCATCGAGGGGGATTACACGGCGTGGAACCCGTACGGCTGGTTCACCGTCCTTGCCGTCTTTGCCGTGCCCCTGTTCGAGATCGTCTTCGTCTCCTGGCTCCGTTTCCGCCGGGGCGCATCCATCTTCGCCGGCAGCCGGGACCACTTCAGTCTCCGGCTCCGTCGTTGGAAGCTGACCCGCGAGCAGACGGTTTCCGCCAGTTGCGTGGGCGCCGCCGTCGCCGGGGCCGTGGGGTTGCTGGGAATGAGATTGGACCCTTTCCCGTCCCTCTTCGTCTACGGATTCATCGGACTCCTGTTTCTGCTGGTTGCGATGTGGTTGAAAACGATCGACATGGGACTGTGAAGGTGCGGGGATGATTCTCGTCCTCGGGGGAGGAATCACCGGACTGGCGGCGGCGAGAACGCTGGCGGCCGCGGGTGAGGATTTCCTTGTCATCGAGGCGGAGGCCGACCCCGGAGGATGGTGTCGTTCGATCCGGTCCGGGCGGTACCTGTTCGATCGGAGCGGCCATTTCCTCCACCTGGCCGATCCTCGCATGCGGGAGTGGATTCTCGATCTTCCCGGGATTTCGTGGGAGACGGTCGCGCGCGACGCCCGCGTGTTCCTTCGGGGGAAGACCACACCATACCCGTTTCAGGCCAATCTGTGCGGGCACACACCGGACTTTATCCGGAGATGCCTCTCCGATTTCGCCGCCGAGAGGATCCGGGATGCCGTGACCGGCCCGGTGGAACCGAAGAATCTGGAGGAGTGGCTTCTCCGGAGGTTCGGGAAGGCGATGTGCCGGGAATTCTTTTTCCCCTACAACCGGAAGATGTGGCGGACGTCACTTCGAGGATTGGGATATGAATGGACCTCCTGGTCGGTCCCCGTTCCGGGGTTCGAGGATCTGCTCGCCGGCGCCCGCGGGGAGACCCGAACGGGGATGGGGTACAACCCCTCCTTCCTCTACCCGCGCTCCGGCGGCATCGGCGCCCTTGTCTCGGCCCTTTCGACGGGGGTCGGCGGCCGGGTGCGCACCTCGACCCGGATTTTGCGGCTCGACCTGCGGAAGAAGGTGGCCCGGTCCGCCGGAGACGAGGCATTCCACTTCGACGCAGCCATTTCGACGATTCCCCTGCCGGCGATGGTCCGCTCCTGCACGCACCTCCCGTCCGGCGTTCGGGCGGCGGCCTCGGCCCTGCGGTGGGTAAAGGTCCTCTGCGTAAACCTGGGTGTCCGCGCCTCCGCGGCGACGCGCGGGCACTGGATCTACGTCCCGGAGCGGGCGTACCCGTTCTTCCGGGCCGGTTTCCTGTCGAATGTTTCCGCCGCCGCCGCGCCGAAGGGGTGCGCGTCGATGTTCGTGGAGACGAGCTTTCCCTCGGGTGCGCGCGTAAACGTCCGTGAGGAGGTCCGGAAGGCGGCGGACGGCCTGCGGCGGATGGGTATTCTTCGTCCCGGCCGGGGACCCGACGTCGAGGAACCCGTCCTTCTCGACCCCGCCTACGTCGTGTTCGATCCTGCCAGGGATGCGGCGGTACGGCGGGTGCGAGAGCATCTTCGGGAGAAGGGAGTCTTCACCGCGGGTCGGTACGGCGCCTGGGACTACTACGGAATGGAGGCGTCGATGGCGGACGGGATCCGCGCGGCCCGTGATGCCATCCGAAAGGTCCGGGGAACGTCCTCGTGAGGGGGACGGTGAAACACGACGGAACGGGGCGCGCCCGCGTGGTCCACGTCATCACGATGCTCGAGTGGGGCGGCGCGCAGGAGAACACCTTGCACACCGTGGGGCACCTCGATTCCGGGCGGTACGACCGCGTTCTGGTCGCCGGGAAAGGCGGGATGCTCGACGGGCCGGCGCGCCGGATCCCCGGTCTCCGGGTCATCCTGCAGGACGATCTTTCCCGCGAGGTTCGCCCCGCTCGCGACGCGAAGGCGTTCCTTGCGTTGCGATCGATCCTCCGGGAGGAGAAGCGCACGGCCGGATGTGATCCCCTGGTCGTGCACACCCATAGCTCCAAGGCGGGGATCCTCGGAAGAGCGGCTGCGCGTGCGGCGGGAGCGGACGCCGTAGTTCACTCCATCCACGGGTTCGGCTTCCACGACGGCCAATCGAAGCCGACGCACGCCCTCTACGTCGGGTTGGAGAAGATGGCGTCCCGCTGGACGGACGCGTTCGTCGCGGTGTCGGAGGAGAACATCCGGACCGGAGTGAAGGCGGGAATCTTTTCGCGCGAGCGATGCCGCCTGATCCGCAGCGGCTTCGACACGGCGAGATTCCTCGCTGGGTCCCGCGCGGAAGGCCGGAAGATCCTCGGGATTCCGGAAGGAGTCCCGGTGGTGGGAACGGTCGCGGTGTTCAAGCCGCAAAAAGCCCCGCTGGATTTCGTGGAGACGGCCCGGCGCGTGGGGTCGGAGATCCCCGGCTCGCGTTTCGTGATGATCGGCGACGGGGACCTGCGTGGAGAGGCGGAGCGGGCCGTCGCAGCGAACGGCATGTCGAACCGTTTTTCGTTCCTCGGCTGGCGCCCCGAGATCCCGGACTTGATGGCGGCCTTCGACGTCTTCCTTCTCACGTCACGATGGGAAGGTCTTCCGAAGGTCGTGCCGCAAGCGTTGATCGCGGGTTGTCCCGTGGTCGCCACCGCGGTCGACGGGACCCGGGAGATCGTCGATCCCGGGGCGGACGGGGTGCTTGCCGCACCCGGCGACGTAGAGGCCCTTGCCCGGGGGGTCTCGGACATCCTGGCGGGACGGCTTCGGCTGGATGCGGCCGGGAAACGCGGACGCCTGGTACGGGAGTTCGATCAGGACGAGATGGTTCGAGCGCAGGAGCGGCTTTATGCGGAAATCCTCGCGGGAAAGGGGATTCCTGGTTGGTCATGATGGCGGCAGCGGCGTTCCTCGTGGGCGCGTGCATCGGATCTTTCCTGAACGTGGTGATCCATCGGTTGCCGCGAGGGGAGTCGATCGTGTCGCCCCGGTCGCGCTGCCCCGGCTGCGGCAGGGCGATCCGGGCGTGGGAGAATATCCCCATCGTGAGTTTCATCGTCCTCGGAGGGAAGTGCGCCGGGTGCGGGGGGGCGATCTCCTGGCGGTACCCGGCGGTCGAGCTGCTCACGGCGACCGGGTTCGCCTCGATCCTTCTTCTGGACGGCCCCGGGATCCCGCTGTTGCGCGACCTGCTCTTCTTCTCCCTCCTCGTGCCGATCGCCTTCATCGACATCGACCACCGGATCATCCCCGACGAACTCTCCCTCGGCGGGCTGGCCGTGGGGCTGCTCTTTTCCTTCCTCCCCGGCGGGGAGTGGAAAACGAGTGCCGCGGGTGCGCTGCTGGGAGGGGGGATCCTCTACGCGACGGCTTTCCTGTATGAGAAAGTGCGGGGAGCCGAAGGGATGGGCGGCGGCGACATCAAGCTCCTGGCGATGATCGGCGCCTTCGTCGGATGGCGCGGCGCGTTGGGCACGATCTTCCTTGGCGCCCTCCTCGGTGCGCTGGGGGGGATCCTGGCGATGCGAAAGGGAGGGGAAGGGCTGAAAACGGCGATCCCGTTCGGTCCGTACCTGTGCGTCGCCGCCCTTCTGTCCCGGTATCTCGGCGGGTGGTTCTGGGGAATGATGCAGGTCTGAACGCCGACCGGTCCTCCCGGGACGTGCAGGTCAAGACGTCGGGCGGTAGCGCTCCACCCACATTGCGAAAACCAGCAGCGCCCACAGCCGGTACTGATGGTCCCGATGGCCCGACAGGTGCTCCCGGACGACCTGCGCCACTCCGTCCGGCCGGAGAAATCCCTCCCGTCGGACGCGCACTTCGCCCAGGTACTCATCGAGCAGCGGCCGCAGTTCGTTGCGGAGCCACCGGTTGACCGGAATGCCGAACCCCATCTTTGGCCGGTCGATCAACTCCCGCGGCACGTGCCGGTAGAGGATATTCCGCAGCAGATGCTTCGTTCCCCCCCCGTGCACCTTGTGCTCCATGGGGAGTCGCGCCGCGAACTCCACGATCCGGTGGTCGAGCAGCGGTACCCGCGCCTCCAGCGAGTACGCCATCGATGCGCGGTCGACTTTCGTCAGGATGTCGTCCACCAGGTAGGTCTTGATGTCGGTGGCCATCGCGCGCTCGACGATTCCCCCCCCGCGGGGATCCCGGAACGTCCGGAAGTAGGAAAGATGGGCGTCGTCGACCACCTCCGGGACGATCTCCCCGAGGCGCCTTCGCTCGAAGACCCCCACGGTGTGGAAGTACATCTCCGCCGGGTCGTCGTACAGGACGCTCTCCGCCCCGCGCTGCACCTTGTGGATCGGAATGCGGGAGAGGAGGGAGCACAGCGGACGCCGCAGGAAACCGGGGATCCCCCGCACCACGTTCCCTTGGCGGACCCACGCGTAGCGCGGGTATCCGCAGAACAGCTCGTCTCCTCCATCCCCCGACAGGCTGACGGTGACGTGTTGCCGCGTGAATTCCGACACCAGCATCGTCGGGATGGCCGACGAGTCGGCGAACGGCTCGTCGTACGCATCGGGGATTCTCCGGACCAGCGCCTGCGCCTCCCGGGGGGTGCAGATCTTCTCGTGGTGGTCCGTCCCGAGGTGCGCCGCCACCGCCCGCGCGTGCGGCGACTCGTCGTATCCGCTCTCCTGGAAGCCGATGGAGAACGTCTTCACCGGTCCCGAAGCCGCCTTCCGCATCAACGCCACGACGAGGGAGGAGTCGATCCCCCCGGAAAGGAACGCTCCCAGCGGCACATCGCTGATCATCCGGAACCGGATGGAGGAGTCGAGCAGGCCGGACAGTTCCTCCTCGTACTCTCCCTCTGTCCGCGGGCGACCTGCCGCTTTCCCCCAGTGATCGAACAGGTCCCAGTAGGCGCGGTCAGCGATCCTGCCGTCGCCGTCGATCTCCACGATGTGCCCGGGGAGGACCTTCTCCACACCCCGATAGATCGCGTGCGGCCCGGGGACGTACTGGAACTCGAGGAAATATTGCAAGGCCGACCGGTCCACTTCCCGCGGAAAGTCCGGGTACGCGAGGAGCGCTGAAAGCGTGGAGGCGAAGAGCATCATCCCCGGCAGGCGTGCAAGGTAGAGCGGCTTGATCCCGAGCCGGTCCCGGACGAGGTACAGTCTGCGCGTCGGCCCATCCCACAGCGCGAAGGCGAACATGCCGATGAACCGGCGCACCGCCTCCTCCACGCCCCACTCGCGAAACGCCGCCAGCATCACCTCCGTGTCCGATCCCCCCCGGAAGGCGTGGCCCTTCCCCTCGAGTTCCGCGCGGATCTCCCGGAAGTTGTACACCTCCCCGTTGAAGGAGAGGACGAGCGACCCGTCCGCGGAGAACATCGGCTGCGCCCCGGCGGGGGAGAGGTCGAGGATCGACAGACGACGGTGGGAAAGCCCCACCCGGCCGTCGGGGGAGAGGAAGACTCCGGAAGCGTCCGGTCCGCGGTGGGCCAACGCGTCTCCCATCGCGCGCAGCACTCCCTCGCCCGGCCTTGCGGCCCCGGTGGAGAGGAAGCCGGCGATCCCGCACACGGCTATCGCCCCTCCCGCGCCATCGAATCGTAAAGAGATTCCATCTCTCCCACCATCCGATCGATCGAGAACCGCCCGTCGGCCCGCCGTAGACCTGCTTCACCGAAAGACGTTCTCTTCGATTCGTCTGCGATCAGTTCCACCATTGCGCCGGCGAACCG
The bacterium genome window above contains:
- a CDS encoding MraY family glycosyltransferase, whose product is MPSSTGFLAAAASFLLSLLLALYLTPIFRDAARRFGIVDAPDGNLKTQKNPVPYLGGVAVFAAVLFPVSLFLQFSDKVSGLLLACSLIVLLGLIDDIGRLSPRVKLLVQVTAVFLMMKSGIRVRIETLPPLLCVALTFLWMIVMTNGFNLIDVMDGLAAGVATVSALGLAVVFVLQGERMGLILCLSLVGALLGFLRYNRPPAQIYLGDTGSLLIGFLLGGLAIEGDYTAWNPYGWFTVLAVFAVPLFEIVFVSWLRFRRGASIFAGSRDHFSLRLRRWKLTREQTVSASCVGAAVAGAVGLLGMRLDPFPSLFVYGFIGLLFLLVAMWLKTIDMGL
- a CDS encoding sigma-54 dependent transcriptional regulator — its product is MKEYVLVVDDEQSLRQVLELFFRKEGFEVDTASSLVDAEAAIESNAYDLVLTDLRMAGPDDGLKVLRAAVRKNPWTQVIVLTAFATVETAKDAIRYGAYDYLTKPFDNANLRKLVRAALARKEDDAGRRKALRESVRGTSAYEGIVGRSEAMLGVFELIDRVAPTDANVMILGESGTGKELVAAALHARSPRTAFPFVPINCAAIPETLIESELFGHVRGAFTGAVQTKKGLFETAHRGTLFLDEVGELPQTMQSKLLRSLQERSFRRVGGNEDISIDIRIVCASKRDLHREMVEGRFRDDLYFRLNVIQIFVPPLRDRREDIPALAAHFLQKFSEKHAKPMARIDGEAMRALLAYDFPGNVRELENLLERATIMETKNVISIGSLPPNVTKFVTMEAARVGVYQESFPEEGVFLDTEMDRMEKIHLLNALEKTGGNRTEAAKLLNISLRSIRYRLQKHGIE
- a CDS encoding ABC transporter permease, which produces MHRILFIALNTFRETIRNKILYVILAFSLLVIGLTLFLADLSVGDLARIVVDFGLASIHIFGVIMSIFLGITLVSQELDRKTVYVILAKPVRRWEFVVGKAMGLSLTLAITTAIMAMMLYFVHFGYRYGGSAESGIFVASAGIYLELVLLICLASMFSTFTTPVLSAIFTLAMFFIGHITNDLLVFGGQSKSPLVRHAAEAMFYLLPNLESFNWKNAVVYGEARALRPLLLSFGYFLSYSGGVLAMACLLFSRKDFK
- a CDS encoding O-antigen ligase family protein, translated to MGTFLIRLSVFTLFALYLLRHDAVVVRPTGPDLLVLALWALSAAFLARPGYPWISYQWFLHHSAAVLLYLCLRAVPGNGEEVFTVAGKFLLAAAAFELGLVLYQRFALGSPRPEGTLQNPNFLAEFLLYGGIAAFFAVSGTRKGAFARWRYPAMLGVFAAAVFLTRSRAAAIVAVAAWGYLLSRRYGASKSLALVALLVLGLLLVPNPLADRFRGTGDPFAYDRIVMWKAAWRIFLDHPLGVGVGHFKYYWHLVRDPVEGGIVRYLKDTWTPHSEFLSILSELGLPGGAAFLGLGAAGWIGLRRMRNDDVVPAGALMILFASFLHSFIDFNYHVFGLLLLSASALAAAGSLWKPLREYELRLAGPVRVAGLGILVAMAVYTGMVYAGNVMESRGERAVKAGRLAEAGLSFERAASTDPWRATAPDQASAVLFRRYEEEKKEEFLGRAIEWEMEAHLRNPLEYRYAERLGFLYAKAAGGFVRGGRAMMLEAALRSYDQAILRNPHSAPLKLRKALLLRAVRGNDTSRILVEEILREEPRYAKAWVTLGEFLEGSDPKRAVTAYENAVAIVTRYNTAANDAVEKEFLEVNVRDVGSRIRRLRGEEERGE
- a CDS encoding ABC transporter ATP-binding protein; amino-acid sequence: MGTDENVVEVEGVTKSYPSGFWRRRVRVLIDISFSVRRNEIVGFLGPNGAGKTTTIKILNGLATPDAGRISIFGEPIAGRRDHRRRIGYMPEQPYFYEYLTGEEFLVLCGRLTGMNGRDIRRKTGELLDRVGLSGAEGKSIRKYSKGMVQRLGLAQALLHEPELVILDEPMSGLDPMGRMEVRSLIHGLKKAGKTVFFSSHIIADVEALCDRVVMIDKGRKVAEGTVEELVGGEVQYVEVVFSPLPDPTAAAAMSVPAELGAVQGDTLVLRAKDHTEADRWVGRMKEAGIPLSSLLPVKRKLEDIYVERLGSRDGKVAGRDA
- a CDS encoding prepilin-type N-terminal cleavage/methylation domain-containing protein — protein: MLSKLRSKKGFTLIELMIVVAIIGILAAIAIPNFLKFQAKSKTAEARTNLAAIFTGETSFFSEANVFGDFSGIGWGPTGTPRYHYTLDAGVGPAVNATNVGADASALANVGWAGNFNGQNAALASYAPNLDTTAGNSHYTAGAIGQVDNDTDADCWAINEDRNLVWTASDI